From the genome of Brassica oleracea var. oleracea cultivar TO1000 chromosome C4, BOL, whole genome shotgun sequence:
TGAGGTATGGAGACAGATCTAAGGTCATGCACACTGAAGCGTCTTGGTCCAGTTTTCTCTCTCCTTTATCTAGGGTTTCGACTATGTCTCTTTCTTTTAGGGTTTGGGCCGGTTATGGACATTCATCATCACTTATAACACCTATTTAAATTGAATGAAATTTTGATTCTATTCGGCAGTTGGATAGTCCGGTTAGTAAAATACTCGAATAGAACGACTTCATAGTATTTAGCTCGTGAGGTGATGCTAACTGCAAGTTGACACGATCGTTGGTGATAAAGATGGGCCATTTGGGCCAGTTAAGAATCATCTCTTTTAATTAAGCCCATTTCAATTACTATACGTAAAGCCTCGCCGTTGCTCTACTCTTTGATGGCTAACTCTTCTGCCTACGAAGCCATCGTCCGAGCAGGTCCTCGTCTAAACCAACTCCAACAAGTCCACGCCCACCTCATCGTCACAGGCTACGGTCACAGCCGAAGTCTCTTAACAAAGCTCATAACTTTCGCCTGTTCCGCCAAAGCCCTCGCTTACACTCACCTTCTCTTCCTCTCCGTGCCTCTCCCCGACGACTTCCTCTTCAACACTATAATCAAATCGACTTCAAAGTCGCGTCTCCCCTTGCATTGCCTCGCTTACTACCGTCGTATGTTATCTTCTTCCAACGTCTCTCCGAGTAACTACACTTTCACGTCGGTTATCAAGTCCAGCGCCGATCTTTGTGAATTGAAGATCGGAAAGGGTGTTCATTGCCACGCGGTGGTTTCTGGGTTTGGGTTGGATAGTTACGTACAGGCGAGTTTGGTTGCTTTATACGCAAAGTGTGGAGATGTGGGAGGTGCGCGGAAGGTGTTCGATGAAATGCCTGTTAAGTCTGTTGTGGCGTGGAACTCTCTTGTTTCTGGGTTGGAGCAAAACGGGTTAGGGGAAGAGGCGATTCGTGTGTTTTATCAGATGCGGGAATCAGGTTTGGAGCCGGATTCAGCGACGTTTGTGAGTGTTCTCTCGGCTTGTGCGCAGACCGGGGGGATTGGTTTGGGTTCTTGGGTGCATCGGTATATTGTTGATAACGGTCTTGAGTTGAATGTGAAGCTCGGTACTGCTTTGGTTAACTTGTATTCGAGATGCGGGGACGTCGGAAAGGCGAGGGGAGTGTTTGACGAGATGAAGGAGACTAATGTAGCTGCTTGGACGGCGATGATCTCTGCTTATGGTAGTCATGGATGTGGCAAAAAGGCAGTAGAATTTTTTAATAAAATGGAGGATGATGATGGTCCAATCCCTAATGATGTAACGTTTGTAGCTGTTTTGTCTGCTTGTGCTCATGCTGGACTCGTGGAGGAAGGACGTTCTGTTTACAAGAGAATGAGCAAGAGATATGGATTGGTTCCAAGAGTGGAACATCATGTTTGTATGGTAGATATGCTCGGGCGGGCTGGGTTTCTCGACGAAGCTTATAGTTTCATACATGAACTTGATGCTGCTGGGAAAGCAACTTCTCCAGCGTTGTGGACAGCGATGCTTGGAGCTTGCAAGATGCACAGGAACTATGATCTTGGTGTAGAAATCGCTAAGAGGCTCATAGCCCTCGAACCAGAAAATCCAGGCCATCATGTAATGCTCTCAAATATCTACGCCTTGAGTGGCAAAACAGATGAAGTGTCACACGTTAGAGATGGAATGATAAAGAACAACCTTAGAAAACAGGTCGGCTATAGTGTGATTGAAGTCGAAAAGAAGACGTATATGTTCAGTATGGGTGATGAATCTCATCCAGAGACTGGAGAAATATATAAGTATCTGGAAACTCTGATGAGCCGGTGCAAGGAGATTGGTTATGCTCCGGTGTCTGAAGAAGTGATGCACCAAGTAGAGGAAGAGGAAAAGGAATATGCACTTCGATACCACAGCGAGAAGCTCGCCGTAGCGTTCGGGCTGTTGAAGACCGTAGATGAAGCCATTACAGTTGTGAAGAACTTGCGCATCTGTGAGGATTGTCATGCTGCTTTCAAGTACATTTCTATTGTATCCAATAGGCAGATCATAGTGCGAGATAAGCTTAGATTCCACCATTTCCAAAATGGTTCTTGTTCATGTCTAGACTATTGGTAAAGACAAATATACAACACAAACACAAGTGTTTCATTTTTTATTACAAAACATGGTACATGGTTCTTGCAAAACTACAACAGCACTTTTGATATTATACAAGATGAGCCCTATGTTACAGCCTTCTTTTTATTCTCACACATTTTAGTACAAAAACATATTCTACATGGGAAGGGACTTACCAACCTTTGCAAACCAATATTATACAGTAGTTATTGGATGTTAGGGAGATGTTTACTAACTGTGTCAACGTTCAAGGTTCCAGTGCAACCCCTTGGCTGCAATCAACTCCAATCTCTGAGAATGCTTCGACAAGTTTTGGGTAGAGTTTAGTGAGCATGATCTTGAAACCGGTGGAGTTTGTGGTTGAGCTCTCCTGCAGTTTCGATGATGATCCTACAGGGACGCCTTCCATGTTTGCCTTGCACGCAGCCAGAACATGATGAGCCCGGTGCGTGAAGTGGTCCTTCACAAGCACCTCAAAATGCTACAATGCAACAATGCAGAGTTGATCAAAGTGGTCACTTACTGATAATTTTCATTTTGTGTTGTTTTTTTTTGCAAACAGAACATACCTTTGGAGGCTTGCGGAGTAACGAGATCATGGATTTGCAGGTGATGAGGAAAGCATTCTCATTGTAACTCACAGAGTTTTTCTCTCCCTCAGCTCGGCCCAACTGCTTATCATAGCCAGCTTCGTTGAAGTAAGGCTTCTCATTCAGAACAAGAGCCTGAAACGAGAGGAGGACTTGAAGGATGGAAGAGCTCCCTGGGTTCCATACTTCAGTGCCAGAGCCATTCCATGTATTCAGCAGACTCAAGCAGACTCTTCCTGACTCGTACAGGTTAGGATTCAGTCGCATCCCACCTGAATGATAATGCACCATCTGTATTCAAAGAGGGGGAGGAGAATAAGTCACAAACAT
Proteins encoded in this window:
- the LOC106341815 gene encoding pentatricopeptide repeat-containing protein At2g33760 codes for the protein MANSSAYEAIVRAGPRLNQLQQVHAHLIVTGYGHSRSLLTKLITFACSAKALAYTHLLFLSVPLPDDFLFNTIIKSTSKSRLPLHCLAYYRRMLSSSNVSPSNYTFTSVIKSSADLCELKIGKGVHCHAVVSGFGLDSYVQASLVALYAKCGDVGGARKVFDEMPVKSVVAWNSLVSGLEQNGLGEEAIRVFYQMRESGLEPDSATFVSVLSACAQTGGIGLGSWVHRYIVDNGLELNVKLGTALVNLYSRCGDVGKARGVFDEMKETNVAAWTAMISAYGSHGCGKKAVEFFNKMEDDDGPIPNDVTFVAVLSACAHAGLVEEGRSVYKRMSKRYGLVPRVEHHVCMVDMLGRAGFLDEAYSFIHELDAAGKATSPALWTAMLGACKMHRNYDLGVEIAKRLIALEPENPGHHVMLSNIYALSGKTDEVSHVRDGMIKNNLRKQVGYSVIEVEKKTYMFSMGDESHPETGEIYKYLETLMSRCKEIGYAPVSEEVMHQVEEEEKEYALRYHSEKLAVAFGLLKTVDEAITVVKNLRICEDCHAAFKYISIVSNRQIIVRDKLRFHHFQNGSCSCLDYW